The DNA segment GCCAGCCGCCCGGCCCTGGCACGTGAACTCGGCACTCCACTGACCCGCGCGCTGCTCGCCCGTCTCCAACAAGCCCAGGACGCCAGCGACGACCTCGCCGCGGCCCTCATAGGGGTGGAAGCCGCGGACTGTCTCGTCCAGCTCACCCTGGCCGGCGTCACCAAGGCCGCTCGTCTCCTCGGCGCCATGGACGAAGCAACCGAGGACCCGGCTGCACTTCCCGAGGCCATGGCCACCCGCCTGCCGCGCCTCCTCGGCGTCCTCGACGCCCACCATCCAGGCGCCGGCCTTCGGGAGGCCCTCGAACGCTGCCTGATGCTCGACCACACCTGCCGGGACGCAGCCTTCGAACTCGCCCTGGGCGACCTGCGCCAGGCTCTGGAACAAGACCAGTACGCGCCCATGACCGAACAACTCCGCAACACCCAGGATCGGCTGGCCGAACTGATCACTCTCGACCCCCACCGCCTGGACGCCCAGCTCTACCACGCCGCCATCGAAGCCGTCCTCGGCCTGTCCGCCCCTGACGCCCCCGCACGCGTCCGCACCGCCGCATCCACCCTGCGCGACGTCCTCCACCGCTACCGGAGCTATCGCTACCGCACCCGCACCCCGGCCTGGGCACGACCACGCCAGAACGACGTGCTCGCCTGGTCGGAACTCACCGTCCTACTCGACGGTGCCGCCGCACACCTCGCCCACGATGACCCCTGGTACGAAGGCGGCCACGGCATCCTCACCGCGCTGCTCCGCGCGTACACCGCGCACAACACGGTCGCCGTCCTTACAGACAGCCCGGCGGCCGCCGCCGTGGAAACCTTGGTGGCGCCCGTCATCGAAGATGCCTTCCTCCAGCACGAGCACCGGCAACGATTCCTCCAGCACGCCCTGGCCCACGACGAAGAGATCCGCGACGATCCCGCGGCCCAGCAACTTCATGCTGCCCTCCTCCACCGCACCGCGACTAGCGCAGGATCCCATGATCAGCAGGCGGGTGATCAGGGAAAAGCACGGCGCTGGCAACAGCTGGCACACCAACTGAAAGACGACTTCGCTGCGTTCGTTGACCAGACACCCGAGCATGTCCTCGACCGTCTGGAGCTCAGCCTCCGCACCCACGAAGACGTCCTCGCGGCCATCGCCGACCCCAAGTACGGTCGCCTCAAGGCGCAACTACTCAAACAGCTGGAAAGCTCCCGTGACTGGCTTTCCGGCATCGCCGACGAGTTCACCGCCCTTCTGGACACCACGATCCGCTTCGCCTACCAGTGCTACGACATCGGCCGGAAGATGGGCGGCTCCTATACCGAGTACCTCCGCAGACGAGACAAGGACGGCAAGAAGCAGAAGGTGGACGAGGCTCTCTTCCATCAGCACTACCGGGAAGTACTCGCGTTCTCCGCCCTCTTCAACATCGTCAGCGCAGAAGTCATCGACAAAGGCGGCGGCCGCGCCGACATCATCGTTTCCTTCGGATCCGTCCAGTTCAACGTCGAATGCAAGATCGAAGAAGACGACGCCAGTGAGGCCGGCCTACGTCAGTACGTCGCGCAAGCAGCCGAATACCAGAACACCAACGCCGCCTTTGCCATCCTCCTTGCCCTCGATAAGACAGTCGGCGCCGAAGGCGCCGCCAACCTCTTCGACAGCATCTGGATCGAGCCTGTCCAACGCGCCGACGAACGCGAACCCTGCCACGTCGTGATCATCCGTGTCCCAGGAGGACGCGATAACCCCAACCTGCTACGCCCAGCATGACCACTCGTCGCTGACCTTGCTACGGCTGGTCGACCGTCGTCGCCTGGTGGACTTGTACGCGCCTGGGTGGCTGATGCTCCACGGCTGTCAGGCCCACTCCACGCCTAGCTCCCGCAAGGCGTCGAGCTGCTGCGCTGTGAGTTTGTCGCGTCGTTGTTTGGTGTTGCTGTACCAGATGCCGAGCTTGGCCTCCGTCCCGTCGGGCAAGGTCACCACCGCCTTTCGGGGTACAGGCCGGTGGGTGCCTTCCTGTTCGACCCACTGGGTGAGGGCCGCCAGGCCCCTCTGGAATGCCTGCTGTGTCTTGCTCCCGGCCTGCCCCGGGCCCTTCGTCGCGCCCTCAGCGGCTGGTGCCGCAGCCGGTGCCTCGTCCGGTGTCACGCCCAGCCGGGGCAGCCGTTCCTGCTGCTCTTTGGAGAGCTCCGCCCAGTTGCGGCGTTGTCGTTGGAGCCATCGTCCGAGGTCGTCGTTGTCGTGGAGGACGCCGGGTGCGATGTCGGGGAGCCGGCCGCCTGGTTCGTCGGCGGCGAGGTCGGTGAGGACGCGGTGGTGGCGCTGCCAGTCCAGCGGCCAGGGGCAGTTCCAGTCCGCATCGATCGCGGTCAGCTGCCCTGCGCGCTCCGCCGCCCGATCTGAGTCCTTGCCGAGGCCGTGGGGGCGGCGGAGGTTGGCGATCAGTTGTCCGATGGCGACGGGCCGGCCGTCGGGGTCGTCCCAGACGGCGTCCTGGCGGGGTGCGAGGTGGCCGGTGGCGCGCCGGTAGGACCGGAGGGTGGCGAGTTTGTTCTCCCAGGCTTGGTTGCCGGGTTCCCACACCATCCCGGCGTCGGGGGCGTCGAGCAGCTCGACGCGGTGGGGGTCGAGCTCGCCACTGCGTAGCGCTTTGCGCTGCTGGTGCACCCACCTCCCCAGCGGGAACGCCTTGGTCACCCCCACCCGCGTCTCCACGTCATACGGGACGGCGTACAGCCCGGTGATGTTGTTCTGGGCTCGCCAGCGCAGGAGGGCTTGGTAGCCCTCGAGCCAGACCAGTGACTGGGGCCGGTAGACGCGGGTGCGCAGGAACGCGGCGATGGTGGCCGGATCTCGGGGGCTGGAGAACTGCAGCAGCTCCGACTCCGCCACGCCGCTCCCCGGCTCCCGCCCCTCCCGCTCACCGGCGCCGGTACCGGTACCGGTACTGGCAATGATGCGTCCGTCATCGTCCCGCCGAACATGGACTTTGCGCGTTCCTCGGGTGAGGGCGCGGTTGGCGAGTTGTTCGGTGAGGTGTTCGGAGTGGGAGCGCAGGCCTTGAAGGACGGCGACGAGGGGGGCGTAGGAGGCGCTGGCGATCATGTCGGTGGGGTCTTCGCCGGGCTGGAGGAAGACGGGCACGATGATCCGCGCGGTCTTCGTGGTGCCGTCGAGGTTGGGCCGCAGCGCCCGGCCGATGTTCTGCACGATCTCGACCTGGGAGCTACGGGTGTCGGCGAAGCAGACGGCCTCCACACCCCGCTCGCCCCGGATGTCGACGCCTTCGCCGAGGACGCGGCAGCTGGCGAGGAACGCCCGGTGCACCCGCCGCCCCGCGGCGTCGATCCCGTTCGCGAACTGGCGCAGGACCTCGCGGCGTTCGGTGACGAGGTGGTCCCCGCACAGCCATGCCGACCACACCCGGTCCGCGGGAACGTGCCGCCCGGCCTCCTCGACATCCCCCGGCACGGCGCCGAGAGGGGACCGCGGCCGGTCGGCGGCCTCGCCGAGGGCGTAGGCGGTGACCTCGTCCGCATACAGGTCCGCAGCGGTCCGGGGCAGGTTGACGGCGAAGGCCTCGGCTTCCTCGACCCGGCTGTGGAAGGTCATCATCGTCTTGATGTTGCGGGCACTGGCGTGCTCCAGCAGCGCGGCCTGCAGCAGCGCGAGCCGCCGGCCACGCCGCGCCTCGTCGGACAGGCCGACAAAGCAGTCGGGGTCCTCGATCTCCAGGACGTCGATCTCGAACCCGGCGAGGACCCCCCGCTCGACCGCCTCGGCGAGAGCGAACTCGGTCAGCCACGGCCCGAACGTAGGGGAGTCCTGGCCCATCGAACAGAGCTCCAGCTCACGCCCGTCCTTCCCCCGCTGCGGCCGGGGCGAGGCCAGGATCCGCGGGGTAGCGGTGAGGTAGAGCCGGAAGTCCGCGGGGATCCGCTGGTTGTCGTGGATCGCCGCCCACGGCCGACCAAGATCACCGGTAGTGCCATGAGCCTCATCGACGACCGCGAGATCGAACGGGGCCATCCGCTGCCCGTACAGCCGCTCCCCGCCCGCCAGAGCGGCTTCCAGCGGCCCCCGCACACGCCCCTGGCCCTCCGGGGCGTCGAAGTCATCACGGTCCACCAGGGAGGCGTACGTGGCGAACACGACCACCGGCCCCGACCCCGCCCACAACGCGAGCTGAATCGGGTTCGTCGTCGTCCGCACACCCAGCCCGTCCAGCACCGGGTCGCTCTCCAGCGAGCACACCGCCACCATCGCAGCGCGGTGACCCACCGCCCGCCACGCCTCCGCGGTCTGCACGAGCAGATCCAGGGTCGGCACGGTCACGAGGACCCGGCCGGCAGGGAAGCACTCCAACGCGCACGCAGCCGCCATGATCGTCTTCCCCGACCCGGTCGCCGACACAATCGTTCCCCGCGCCCCCTGCGCCGGCACCGAAGATCTTGCAGGAAATCCCACCCAATTCTGAAAAGCCGACTTCTGCCGTACCTGGTGTTCTCGGAGCTGAATCAAAAGAGCTCTCCAAACTCGGGAAAGACTTG comes from the Streptomyces sp. NBC_00820 genome and includes:
- a CDS encoding DEAD/DEAH box helicase; the protein is MIQLREHQVRQKSAFQNWVGFPARSSVPAQGARGTIVSATGSGKTIMAAACALECFPAGRVLVTVPTLDLLVQTAEAWRAVGHRAAMVAVCSLESDPVLDGLGVRTTTNPIQLALWAGSGPVVVFATYASLVDRDDFDAPEGQGRVRGPLEAALAGGERLYGQRMAPFDLAVVDEAHGTTGDLGRPWAAIHDNQRIPADFRLYLTATPRILASPRPQRGKDGRELELCSMGQDSPTFGPWLTEFALAEAVERGVLAGFEIDVLEIEDPDCFVGLSDEARRGRRLALLQAALLEHASARNIKTMMTFHSRVEEAEAFAVNLPRTAADLYADEVTAYALGEAADRPRSPLGAVPGDVEEAGRHVPADRVWSAWLCGDHLVTERREVLRQFANGIDAAGRRVHRAFLASCRVLGEGVDIRGERGVEAVCFADTRSSQVEIVQNIGRALRPNLDGTTKTARIIVPVFLQPGEDPTDMIASASYAPLVAVLQGLRSHSEHLTEQLANRALTRGTRKVHVRRDDDGRIIASTGTGTGAGEREGREPGSGVAESELLQFSSPRDPATIAAFLRTRVYRPQSLVWLEGYQALLRWRAQNNITGLYAVPYDVETRVGVTKAFPLGRWVHQQRKALRSGELDPHRVELLDAPDAGMVWEPGNQAWENKLATLRSYRRATGHLAPRQDAVWDDPDGRPVAIGQLIANLRRPHGLGKDSDRAAERAGQLTAIDADWNCPWPLDWQRHHRVLTDLAADEPGGRLPDIAPGVLHDNDDLGRWLQRQRRNWAELSKEQQERLPRLGVTPDEAPAAAPAAEGATKGPGQAGSKTQQAFQRGLAALTQWVEQEGTHRPVPRKAVVTLPDGTEAKLGIWYSNTKQRRDKLTAQQLDALRELGVEWA